The sequence CATTTGGTAAAATCAAGCCTGAAAACAGTCAGGGTCTTCTTTTTCTCCCCCTCCTTCTTCTCCCCTTTGACGGTGAAACAACCGGAGGGACAGGCCCGGGCACACATGCCACAGACAATACATCGTGACTCCCCGGTTTCAGGGTCCTTGACCAATTCCACATGGCCACGGTAATTAGGAGTAATCTCCAGCTTCTCACGGGGATAATGAACGGTCACCTGGGGCAAAAAGCAGGTTTTCAGGGTAACTCCCAACCCGATAATCAGGCTTTTACCACCGACATATAAATCTTTAAAATAACCGCTGTTTCTCATAATAACTTGACCAGCACCGCGGTAACCAGCAGGTTAACGAGGGCAAAAGGGATCAGATACTTCCAGCAGAAATTCATCAACTGGTCAAAGCGGGTCCGGGGATAGG is a genomic window of Pseudomonadota bacterium containing:
- a CDS encoding 4Fe-4S binding protein, yielding MRNSGYFKDLYVGGKSLIIGLGVTLKTCFLPQVTVHYPREKLEITPNYRGHVELVKDPETGESRCIVCGMCARACPSGCFTVKGEKKEGEKKKTLTVFRLDFTKCSLCGTCVETCPKGAIRYSMDYNIAGFTREEFHYDLIKRLEEKG